In Methanobrevibacter boviskoreani JH1, the sequence TAATAGTTGCTATTACAGGAGCTAGTGGTGTTATATTAGGTGTAAGATTACTTCAAGCTCTTAAAGATTTAGATATACAAACTGGATTATTAATAAGTGATGCTGCAAAAACAATAATAGAATATGAATTATATGATGTAAATCTGGAAGATATTGTAAGCCTTGCAGATAATTACTATGAAAACGATGATTTAACCGCGTCTGTAAATAGTGGTTCATTTAAGTTTGATGGAGCCGTAATTATACCATGTTCCATGAAAACCCTATCAGCAATTGCAAATGCATATGCATCAAATTCCATTACACGTGTTGCAGATGTTGCTCTTAAAGAAAGGCGAAGATTAATAATTGTACCTAGAGAAACGCCCCTTAGAACCA encodes:
- a CDS encoding UbiX family flavin prenyltransferase yields the protein MIIVAITGASGVILGVRLLQALKDLDIQTGLLISDAAKTIIEYELYDVNLEDIVSLADNYYENDDLTASVNSGSFKFDGAVIIPCSMKTLSAIANAYASNSITRVADVALKERRRLIIVPRETPLRTTHIENMLKISKEGGIILPPIVGYYSKPKTCKDMEEFIVGKVLDSLDIDNDLYKRWK